Sequence from the bacterium genome:
ATCGACGGATGGCGTCTGTGCCGCCTTTTGCGTTCGCCGTCGTATCCCGACTACGCATCGGTGCCGATCATCGTCATGTCCGCGACGTTCACCGCGGGCGAGGGCGAGCGTATCGCCGGCGAAATCGGCGCCAACGCTTTCTTACCGTTCCCCTATTCCGCGGACGACCTGCGTGGCATGGTCGCGCGCCTTTTGACGGGCGACGTCGCACCCACGCGCCGCGCTCTTGTCATCATGGACGAGTCCAAGGTGCGCGAACCGATGGGCCAGGGCCTCGCGAAGTCAGGTTATTTCGTTCGTTCCGCGCCGACGGCCAAGGCCGGCATGGCGCTTTTCGAGCAAGGCGCGTGGGATCTCGTGGTGCTGGGCTACAACCTGCCGGACGGCAACGCGGTGCGTCTTCTGCCTTCGTTCCGCAAGCCGGGGCGAGCCTGCACGGTCATTGTCGTGACCACGGACCCGCA
This genomic interval carries:
- a CDS encoding response regulator, with protein sequence MNLGGGGRVRRALVVNDDAVQSAMVATTLEKTGLAVTRVRHGEEAIEVATQGTPYAIIVTDLYMPVIDGWRLCRLLRSPSYPDYASVPIIVMSATFTAGEGERIAGEIGANAFLPFPYSADDLRGMVARLLTGDVAPTRRALVIMDESKVREPMGQGLAKSGYFVRSAPTAKAGMALFEQGAWDLVVLGYNLPDGNAVRLLPSFRKPGRACTVIVVTTDPHTVLVSRTGEGFVSDPIDVERFLSLCGVGGDDDELAGLRDAVERAARELDVERTRVGELLDIADPPIVRIDARGVITLAGASAARA